The Myripristis murdjan chromosome 17, fMyrMur1.1, whole genome shotgun sequence DNA segment taTTCGTCCGGAGCAAAGAGGCACTCGGACTCTATGATTATGACTTTTCATGTGTAATTTCTGATGTTAAACTAAAGGAGGCAAGAGAACGGCGATTTAAACTTTTTGAAACTGGATCACCACCAAACAGCCAGGCTTTTATAACAATTATAACTATAAGAAGCAGCGATTTGGGTTCCAAAAAATTGTCAGATGCCCTCGTCAGTGCCTCTGTAAAGGTAGCCGGTGGGTGGAATGTCAgctgtggcttttatttttctttagtttatatattcatttattgtggGATATTGCATCAATAAAATATGAGGAGCTGAATACACAGTCTTATCACTGTGTGTGCACCTGATACCACACGAGTCAACCTGATACGCCGCTGCTTTGTGCTTTGACTGAGCCACTTAGCACCGTATGAGACGgatattttgtttgattctCTCACTCTGATTCCATGAGGACGGTATCGTTAATATTTACACTACTGATTTTTGAAATATGACAATACTAGGTCATACTAGATCAATTTTGCTCCAAGAAAAGTCATGCAGGcacattttaaagtggaaaaatctCAGTtctaaaatttaaaatgacaccGGCTGACAGTGATTTGGTCTTTCTCTGTGATAAAAAGATCAGCCATGTCACGTTCCTCTGTGTCTGCGTCCCTCCAGGTTTTGTGTCTGGACAAGAGCGCCTCCTCGTCCTCAgactccaccccctccaccgTGCAGGTCCGCAAGGCCAGCACGTCCAACCCGAGCCCGACGCCGCGGCCCTCCGTCTCCTCCGACTCCCCCCAGCCTCCGGCCTCGGCCCCCGACATCCCGCGCTCCGCCTCGGTGTCGGCGCAGGACCTGCTGAACCGGCACCGGGGCGAGCCCGAGGAGCCGGCCAGATCCCTGGGAGGACTGGACGGCGGGCAGGGCAgaggaggggcaggaggaggaggtggaggaggaggcctgGCGGACGCCGGGAGGAGCACCTCCAACCTGGCCATCTCAGGCTCCCAGCAGTACCTGGCAGGAATCGGCGGCAAGGAGCCGACGCCCAGCATCGCCTCGGACATCTCCAACCCGTACGCCgcgcaggagctgcagcagagactcCGGCAGCTGCAGAAGTACGAGAGAacgaggggattttttttttcatctgtttagCAGTTAATCCATCcagttattgatttttgttgtgtctgtctgtcaaactCGGTCCCCAAAGAGGCCGTGttaaaaaatcacaaccagCTCCAGGGCCAAACATGTATTTACTGAACACTTTTGACCCAAAGTGATGATTCTTTGGATCAGAACATGTCCTGTGCAGAAATGATTCATGCACAAATATGAACTTTACATGAAACCTTACTCCccagaaatattattttataaaacaaaataaggaTATCTACAACCAAACTGAttagagaggaaaaagacatgaacagaAACACTGCATCTTTCCTTTTTGCTGGCACAGATAACTGATGTTTTGCTAAAGAGAAATCTGCAGTCAAACATGTTTTTACTCAAACATGCACATCACTGGCATGCAGATATTTTCATGTTAACCCTGTGATTTGGTCTAAACATGCCAAATTATgtcaaaagtcaaacatcaaTATGGCATTATGGAACAGCCAGtattaaaagtaaattaaaaatcatCTTCCTGGCCAGATGTAACTGTGCAGCGGGTCGGATCTGGCCTGCAGATCTTAAGTTTGACACGTGAATTAGAGAATCAAGTTTTATGGCtctcaaacacattttcaggaTTTGTGTCCAGATTTTTGCGAAATTATGCCAAATATTGTAGGGATGCAcgattattgtttttttttttttttttttttgtcgatATTCGCTGATATGCTGATaactcttttggctgattgCCGATACCAATATTTGCACATAATTTTTCCACCTGATTGCAGAGAAAatcattttatctcattttatcatgcctgctcttattgtgaaggaaatacagtgcttttcaaaatgtacacattcaccgcgcataaaaaagaaaaagatactTCAACTTAGGTTATTTTAAcgtgtcatatttatttttatataacgttttatttcagtcaaaacTGTAATATTCATGTGACTTAAACGAACTAGGATGATGCTCTGCCTGAGACACTCACAGCCACGGCCACTCTGACTGTGTTAGCCTGCCGATATTTCAATTTAAAGCCGATATCAACCAATACAATGACGTTTCAGTATTATAGTGCATCCCCAAAATATTCCCGTTTATACTTGCGTACATGCTATAATCTTACATGGAAATGCAGTCAATTTACTTAGAAGAGAAGATTTTAGGAGACTTTTAATAGAAATTCTGTTTGGAGATGTGAATGTTGAACCTTGAAGCTGTGCAGTTTGACTGAAAGCCTGAATATTGAattgaaaaactgaacaaaagatgaaaggagacagagacaaacttGTGACTGTCTTCATGAAAGCAACTTGTTTTCACTCAGGCTCAGAGTTTTATGAAGATCTGAGGATGATCTGAatctgaactctctctctctctctctctctctctctctctctctctctctctctctctctctctctctctctctccctctccctccccctccctccctcagtgGCTCAGGGCCCAGTCATTTCCCTCTGGGTGAGATCCAGCTGACGGTCAGGCACAGCTCCCAGAGGAACAAGCTCATCGTCGTGGTGCACGCCTGCAGGTAACGACCGAGATGAAAGAAAAGTTCattacaaaacttttttttttaatgtgctgcAATGCATATTTCAAATTCATACACAAATAACTCTTGACATAACTCACATTTCccatatttttcattcatacatttttaaaagaataaGGCTGACACTCTCCACTtgaacagcaacacagagaggaaatctTTCTTTGGCTGAGTTAAAAAATGCCAGGTGGAAAGTTAAAGCCTGAGCCTCGTTATTCTCTGctaaaactgttttcttttcgtccTCAGAAACCTGATCGCGTTCACCGACCACGGGTCCGATCCCTACGTCCGCCTCTACCTGCTCCCCGACAAACGCCGGTCAGGCAGGAGGAAAACTCACACGCATAAGAAAACCCTCAACCCTGTTTACGACCAGATGTGAGTAACGCCGTTTTCACGTTTTAATTCCAGCTTGTATCAGAGCAGTGCGCAGACTTTAGGATGAGGCAGCACAACACAAGAGCCGGAAGAGTCacgttctgttctgttcttcctcctccttctccttctccttctcctcctcctcctcctcccctcctctcagaTTTGAGTTCAGTGTTTCCCTGGTGGAGCTCCACAGGAGAACTCTGGATGTGGCGGTGAAGAACGGAGGAGGTCTGCTCTCCAAACACAAAGGCCTGCTGGGAAAGGTACGCACCTCATCTCTTGTCTTTCctcttctgtcttttgtttgtttgtttgtttgtttgtttgtttgtttgtgtccagATGATTTGAGGTGTCTCACTGCATTGGCAGATAGATTTTGCTGGTTTTGATAAATTATGGTAATAATCAAACCTGTTTGTTGATGTCTGCTTGAACACAGGAAAACCCGTCtcttaaataaaagtttatttctgtttttctttttcttttttttgtgatgatttttgTCGTAAAGATGTgaatcaaaatatatttattgaaataaactACATTATCTGCCAATGCATTAACAAACGTCGACTAAAAATACCTTCGTAGAAGTAGTCTGGATGTGAGAAAGTTGTTGTTTATTGACTTACTTAGTTacttaattcaatttaatttaatttaatttaatttattttttgattttataagCCTCAGGGAAGTAGTCTGAATataagaaaatatgaaaatacttTGTTTCAAAGGTTGTCttgaagttatttatttatttatttgtttgtttatctattcactaacttacttacttactttaatgtaatttcattgcattatttttttcattttattttgtattatattttatattacttctttattttaatttagttacttaaatttaatttaattttgtttgtttaattattttttcattttttattttattttattttattttattgtacttctttattttaatttagttactttaatttaattttttaaaattattttttcattttattttttattttattttattttgcttctttattttattttatttatttatatgtttcaCTCAGCTAAGcgtattcagtgttttctgtcagatttagtgattgtttgtgttgtttgtgcttGTGCCTTCAGGTGCTGGTGGATCTGACCTACGAGGACATCGCCAAGGGCTGGACACAGTGGTCAGTCTCTCCTCACCGCTGCACATTTGACCCCCGTCCTGCTCACTCCATGTGACTTTTGTGATTCTTGCAattagtaaataaaaataataaccacagctcctcctcttcctcctcctccttttcctcctcctcctcctcctcctgcaggtatGAGCTGAGTGAAGACGGCCTGACGAAGCCCCACCAACTGTAGGCGACAGCCGGAAGagtcatcaccaccatcatcatcatcatcatcgtcatttttttttgtattattttcattatttgtatctgtattaaaaaaaaaacaaaaagagcttTTGATATTCATTTACTCACATCAGTCGCAATGCAATCTTCCCCTTTAAGAAAAGCTAAAGGACGTATACCCATAGAGCACCGTGTAGGGCAGTTACACTGAGTCTATATTCCATATTTATAGAGGAAATCGTTAAGGACTTGTAGAGGAAAACGaggatctattttttttttttttttttgctcttgctGTTACGAGCGACGCTGTACAACCTGTAAATATGTACAATGATGCTGGACAAAAACTGAAGGTATATATTCTAGAGATAAGAGAGAGGTGTGCTCTTTTTGCTCGGTGAAAGTGATTGTTTGtaaattctttctttctttcttttattgttttttttattattattattattattgttaagaAAATCGTCCTGGGCAGACTGTCGGAGGCAGGAGTGAAGCAGTTTGCGCCCGACGCCACCAAAGACACGACaagtctttttgttttattttgtcggGAACTCTCGGCACCGGCCTTTTTTTCACAGATTATTAATCTGTGTGTGATGGTGAGCAGGGTTGAAGGCGGTTTTGCTGCGCCACACAGAAACTAAAAGGCCTTTGccaagtgtttcctgttttcctgtatgagttttaatttcttttttaacccaacatttgaatatttgcaCATCTctcgtctgtgttttttttttttttttttttttttttaattctaccGGGGATCATGTGTATTGTAAGTCACGTTTTAAGCCATGTTCAGTTAATCATGTTTAACTTTGTTTGATTGATAAGTTGCAAATATGTCCATTTGAACAGGTAATTTCACATCGGAGGAAAAagacgttttattttttcataaatggaaaaaaaagggtgaGGATAGTTTCAGTAcaatattttctggaaaaaatggCAGCCCTTTGAATTATGACACAAGAAAATTCTTTTAAAGATactttagcaaaaaaaaaaaaaaattaaattggatttttgtagtattttcttttttttgagagatgagagattttaatattgttttgaaATTACATGTTGAAATTGGCATTTTTTTGCAGCGCCTCACAGCATTTGAACAAATCCgaggtcaaatctgtctggacGGTCCGGAGTGAGTTTGTGAACGAACGTCAGTCTTAATCCCTGCACTGTTACGGAGGACGAGCTGCTTTCAAcacgtcctttttttttttttttttttttaagtgtgtgttttgtgtacatAAAGCTGTCAGCATGCACGTCATATTATAAACACAACCTTTACTTTCCGCCATGCCTGCTCAGAAATAAGCCACACATATACGCACCGCCGCAGGATTTAGGTTAAAGGGATTCATAAGTCGCTCTGCATAtccgagcacacacacacacacactcacacacacacacacacacacacacacacacacacacaaggctaaCACATTCATGATGTATGTGGCCCTGCAGAGCCAAAGAGCAGTTAACTacatcagaaaaatgcaaaatttccaGGCATGTATGACTTGTATGGTATTTAATTAGACATCAAAACCCTagtcatgacctttgacccttaAAGTCGCCGGTGAGCTCTAGGCCTCTGTAGGGCAGCAGTGCAGTGAAAATATCAAGCGTCAGCAAAGTATTTTATATATCGTGTACACGGTGCCATTATGCAttcaatgtatttgttttttttttatttgttttccagctgtcttgtcctgtattttttttttttttttttaagaaactgtGTATGTTTAAGCcatttgatttggaaaaaaaaacgatgTCTCTGGGGGTCGAGTGCGTCCTCCAAACGGCGGTTTGTCTTCTCCGTCTTCTTAATTTATCTTGTGCCTTAAAAATCCACCTGACCCAGAtattaacagtgtgtgtgaacaacaacaacaagcagacGCTGTTACTGTTTCCATGTTTTGGGAATGTCTCCTTtgatgtctttaaaaaaaaaaaaaactattaaagaGCTGTTGCTGGGTGAGCAGCATGAGGCTGTACATCGCTTCTGGtgtttgattctttttttattattattatttccagcaacacacagagcCTTCAGGTGACATATATCCCCCATATATAACCCatatctctgaatgaaaataaaaaataaaaaaaaactcagtgatATTTAGATTGAAGTCCACcataatgaaacattttctttcttccccttgGATATAATATCAACAACATTTACTAAATTGGAACTGAAACATTAAAATGTACAAAGTGtcagcagaacaaaacacaaaatatgaactaCTCGGCTATAATAAAGGGGAAACCTCTGGGTCCATTAAGgaacagaaaagcagaaaatattaCAGGAACAACACAATTATGCAACAGATATTAGAAGTGTGTACACAACAGTTGATGTTTTCATATTAATAAATgtcctctgtttcctgtttgtcaggaaGAAACAGAAGATGATGTGGGTGGTTAGGATGAGCAGCGATAGCCGCCATGATGGAACAGACAAAGAGGGCCAGCAAGGAAcatgcagggaggaagaggttacagtcccgcccacactgtttgattgacaggtggaagTGCAGAAACACCTCAGTGACAACATGAAACTGCAACGACTcggaaaaataattttttaaaaacagaaacttaCATTTTGCTGCTTTAATAACTCCTGTCTACCTGAGCTGACAAAACTCGGCCGAGGCTGCAattggcaaaaataaacaataaaccagaattccagcatggagaggctgagtgaatgtggtctggactctgtggaggagagtcatggtttcagagacgttgtagaaggacagaatacctgctgtgtgatccaggtacactcctaCTCTGGAAGACTCAGGGACTGATGTGGGAGTTTTGATGCTGTTATGGCTGAACTGATTGACTAAAGAATCTAATGTCCAAGATTTGTCATTGGATCCAAATCGACTCTCATCACCTGTTCTGCTAATATCCTTGTATGCGACTGCTATTGAaacataatcccccctccactccacctcccagtaacaacgtccagtcagactctctctactCAGGACCTGATGCCTTTCAGTGAATCTTTCTTGGTGAGGAGGATATGACTGATCTTTTGCCATTTCTGTCActtttctgttcccctcagatAATAACAGccgtgtgtttgctgtgtttggatccagtgtgatttgacatgaatattttaagaattcagctctggtcttgggctctggttgtggcAGTAGAACATCCcctccagtcactgtcagtgagatcttggaccattcctcactaagaaggtcctgtagtttctctctcagctctgacacagctgcagtcacatcctcaaagtagctcagaggacggatgttgttgctgggtgagtgtgtagattcactgagacgTGACAGCGAGGGGTAGTtgtgtagaaaatggatgtgatcctctgtgtgtgagagctgctccagctcagcgtctttcctcctcagctcagcgatctcctgcttcagcttctcctgaagttcttcagcccgactcgcttcctctttctgctgggatctgatctgctgcttcacatcagaccttcttttgTAAATCAAACtgatcagctcagtgaagatcttctcactgtcctccactgcttta contains these protein-coding regions:
- the LOC115375541 gene encoding tripartite motif-containing protein 16-like, translating into MAQRGIQPDSAKFCCSICLDLLKDPVTIPCGHSYCMSCIKSCWDGEEQREIHSCPQCRQTFTPRPVLVKNTMLAEIVEEMKKTGLQAAPPDLCYAGPGDVACDVCTGRKLKALKSCLVCLASYCEQHLQHHYDAPPLKKHKLVEATVQLQENICSRHDEVMKIFCRTDQQCICYLCSMDEHKGHHTVSAAAERTKRQKELGLSRQKIQQRIQDTEKDVKVLQQEVEAINRSADKAVEDSEKIFTELISLIYKRRSDVKQQIRSQQKEEASRAEELQEKLKQEIAELRRKDAELEQLSHTEDHIHFLHNYPSLSRLSESTHSPSNNIRPLSYFEDVTAAVSELREKLQDLLSEEWSKISLTVTGGDVLLPQPEPKTRAEFLKYSCQITLDPNTANTRLLLSEGNRKVTEMAKDQSYPPHQERFTERHQVLSRESLTGRCYWEVEWRGDYVSIAVAYKDISRTGDESRFGSNDKSWTLDSLVNQFSHNSIKTPTSVPESSRVGVYLDHTAGILSFYNVSETMTLLHRVQTTFTQPLHAGILVYCLFLPIAASAEFCQLR